The following DNA comes from Candidatus Binatia bacterium.
AGGTCGCTGCCTGATCTACTTCGACTCGAACGGGAACACCGTGGGGGTCAGGCCGAGCGCCGAGACGTCGATGACGAGGACGAGGGAGCTTCTCGGCTTCGCGTAGAGGAAAATCTCCGGCCCAAAACCGGCTCGTCCAGAGATCAGAGGTTTTTCGTTCGGACAGCTCGGGAGGTTTGTCGATGAGCGATGTCATTCGCAGGACCCTTCTCACTCTCAAGGACGTCGAGGGCACGCGCGGAAGCTTCGTCCTGAACGGCGATGGCGTCCTGCTCGCGATGGAAATGCCGGCCTTCGCCGACCCGACGATGTTCGCCGACCTCGGTCCGCGAATCGAGCGGCTCGCCGAGAGCTTCACGGCGCTCGGCGAGGAGCTCGAGAGTTGCCTGCTCCGCTTCTCGGACCACCTGTTGAGCATCAAGTGGTTCGCGAAGGGCGGAGCGCTGTGCATCCTGACGGAGAGTTCGGTGAACCTGCCGGCGCTACGAATGGCGATGAACCTTGCGCACCGGCGCCTGGCCGGTGAAATCGCCGCCGCGCCGCCGCTGGTTCCCACTCCTGCACCCGCCCCCGCTGCGGCCGCTGCACCTTCGGTGAATGGCACGGCGCCGGGAGCCAAGCCCGCCGCGGAGCAAGCGGAGCAGAAGACCGTCCGGTTCTACCGCGGCCATCCCGTCGATTGACGTTGTCGAATCCTGACGGCGGAGCGCAGAGGCAGGACGGCGCGAAGCAGCTCGTTGGATCGTGATCCGATCCCTACGCGTGCTTCGCCCAGAACGACTCGAGCGCCGCAGCAACCTCCGCCGGCTTCTGCAGCGGCCAGTGGTGGCCGCAACCATCGAGCAAGACCAGCTCGCCGCGCGTCCGGGCTGCCAGGCGCTGGCCGAAGCGAGAGTCGATGAAAGGATCGTCCTTGGCCCACAGGATGAGCGTCGGCATCGTGATCGCCGCAAGACCGTCCTGCCATTCCTCGCTGACGCGAATCGCCGACCGGTAGAGCGCCAGGATGCAGCTCTTCATCGTGTCGTCGAAGTAGGCGGCAGTAACGAGCGCGTCTTCGCGAGGGGTGCCGGCAGCGATCATTCCCTCGACCGACTCGTCGTGTCCTACGGCCGACATGAGAAGCTCGCCGATCTCGGGCGTCTGCCACTGCTTTGCGATTTCGTGCCAGACGTACTCGCGATCGAGACCTCCGTTGCCGCACGCAAGCGTGCGCACGAGGTCCGGCCGCACCGACGCGACGCGGAGCGCGAACAGACATCCCCAGTCGTGCCCGACGAGATCGACGGGCTCTCCGATGCGCTCGATCTCGGCGACGAGCCAGTCGACGTAGCTCTCCTTGACGGGACGAAATCCGGCAGGAAGCGGCGTGGAGAAGCCCGGAAGCGAAAGCGCGATCACGTTGCGCCTTGCAAGATGGCCTCGCACCTTGTCCCAGAGACGGTGGGTGTCGGGAACGCCGTGAACCAGGAAGGCAGGCATGGCCGTTCCTAGCACCGGCGCTTGCCCGTAAGAAGTACCGCCGGATGTTCCGCACTCGCGAACCGGCAGCCTCGACGGGGCTGCCGATCGATTCGAGAAAATGGCGCAGACGCGATACACCCGGCATCTGCGAATCGGCAGTCGATCCTGCGATGCGATCGGCCGCGCGCGACGTGGGCGCAGTCTCCGACTGCAGCAGGAAACGAGACTTGTCCAACGGTCACGAGCTCATTTACCGGCGCTTCCTGCTCGGTTGCCTGCTGGTCTTCGTCTTCGCCGGATGTGCAACGACGGGCGGCACGCGGCCGCGCGGCCCGGAAGAGGCCGGAGCGTCGCTTCCGGAGACGCGAACGCCCGCGCCGCAAGCGAGGGTCCCTCGAGCCGATCAGTGCGGATCGGCCCTCGATCCCGAGCAGTGGAAGATCCAATGCTCCAGCGGAGACCTCGCCATGATGTGCAGGAAGACGGACCCCACCGACAGACGCTGCGCCTTCCGACGATCGAAAACGTACCGGTGGACGTACGGTTCCTTCTGCAAACGGTCGCTGCCCTGCTCGCGCCGGGCGTGTCGCTAGGGGAACCGCGGCGTCGTCAGAGCGGGCTGAACCACGGGCGGCTGTCGATGCTGCGGATGCGATCGTCGTCCCGTTCCACCGCCTCCGATGGCGGCGGGATCGCGAGCTCGTTCCACACCCAACGCGGGATGCTGCGTGCCCGTCCCGGTGCAAGCCAGCTGAACAGCGACATGACCGACGCAAGCAGTCGTTCCTCACCGCGCAGACGCTCGAGCAGCGCTTTCCAGTCGAGCTGCGAGCCGCAGCAGTAGAGGATGTTCACGATATCGGGGAAGTCGCAGCGCTCGCGTTGCACGACGTGGATCTTGCTCCAGATCAGCTCTTCGGGCGGCACCAGGCGCAGAGTATCGCCATGGATGCTCACCACCGGGCCGAGCGTGAGCCAGGCAGCATCGACTTCGCCTTTCCTGTTCGCCAGCTGCCAGATGATGTCGACGATGACGCCCCGCCCGGTCGCCCGGTAGATCCATCCTCGGTCGTAGGGTTTTTCGTCGTAGAGATCGTGGAACCCGGCATCGCTGGTGACCGCGACGATCGCGTCGCGATCCTGCGCGAGCACACACAGGTCCAGGTCCTTCGTGTTGCGCCAGATGGCAGTGTAGAAAGACGTCGCGAAGCCTCCGCTGGCCGCCAGAGGCAAGCCGCGTTCTCCTGCCAGAGTGATCACCCGGCGCATGCCATCCCACTCGGATTCCGCGACGAAGTCCTCCATGTTCGCAGGCGCGTGCACAGCAACGGGCGGCCGCGCGGCTCGCGCACTGCGACACCCGGAAGCGAGCGGCGAGTCGGTCGAAGGCCCGCTCATGGCGCCGTCCACTCCTGCTCTCCGGCAAGATTCCCACGACTGTCGCAACCGTTGCTCAACGTATAGATCGCATACGGCCGCTTGATCAGCGGCATCGCGACGTTGCGCACGGGAACGCCGCCGGGCGTCAGTCCTTTCTCGGCTCCATGGTGCGCGTGGCCGTGCACCACGAGATCGGCGCCGCCGCGATCGATCGCCTCGCCGAGCTGATAGGCCCCGAGGAAGGGATAGATCTCGAGGCGCTCACCCGCCAGCGTGTCCTTCACTGGAGCATAGTGGACGAGCGCAATCCTGTGGTCGGCTTCCAGTTCGCGCAGATTGCACTCCAGCAGCCGCGCGGCGTCCTCGGTGAGCTGCATGAACGCCTTCATTTCGGGCTCGCCGAACCTGTGCCCGCAGGCACCCGGAAATCCGCCGCCGAATCCTTTCGCGCCGGCAATCCCGATCCTTGTCCCGCCGATCTCGAGCGTGACGGCTTCGCCTTCGAGCACGATGACGCCAACGGCCTCGAGTGCACGTCGCACGGTGTCCGGCGCCTCGGCGTGGTAGTCGTGGTTTCCGAGCACGGCAACGACGGGCAGCGGCAGATCCCGCAGCTCGCCGACGAGCACGTCGGCCTGCGCCTGGTTGCCGAGATTCGTCAGATCGCCGGCAAGCAGCAGGACGTCCGCATGGGCCGCGAGCTTCATCCAGTGCGGCCTCAGGCAGCCTCGGGAATCCTCGGCTACGTGGGTATCCCCTACCGCGGCAATCGTGATCATTCGAGCGACTCGGGCTCACCCGGCTCCGCCAGCTCGATCACCGTAATGTCGTTGCGCACGGCAAGGCCAGGCAGCACTTCCTCGGTGATGCGCTGGACGGCCGCGCGCCGCTCCCGGGTCGTCACCTGTCCGCAGAGGTGCACTCGACCGTTGGCGACGGTGATGCGGATATCGAGCACGTTGACGCGCGCATCGACGGCGAGCGCCTCCTCGAGCCTGGCCACGAGGTACTGGTATTCCTGGTTCATCGCCGGCCTCTCGATACGCGATGCCAAGTTGGACTCGCCGTCATCGGCCGGCAAGAGCCGCAGAAGACGGGATGTTCGAAGAGGACTCGCACGGGGCGTCAGGCAAGCGGGTCGCCGCGTTTGCAGCGCGAATGCGTGACACCCGACGGAGGCTTACCGCGATGAGCGCGATATGGCGACGGCTGAGGCAGGCCGGCGTTGCGGCCCCGATCGACGATCGCCTGTTGCATTACGTGCTGGTCGGCGCGGCGTCCCTCGTCTACGTCAACGCGCCCGAAGCAAGGCTGCTGACAGGCGTCGATCCGTTCTCCCGACGTCGTGTCGAGGAGCACGCAGCCGCACTGGTCGCGCTTCTGCTTCCGAACGCAGCCGCGGTACGGACACGTTGAGCTCGAGCCGCCGGGGCAAGCGGCGGTCTCGATGAGACCGAAAGCCATACGCGTTCCCGAGCCTGCTGCAACGCCCGGCAAAATGTCGACGTCCGGGGCGATGGCAGGCGCATCGACTTCGTCGCGATGCTACGCTGCGCCCCAACGCGATGTGGCGATCCCCTGCTTCCGACTCGCGCAGCGGCATCGGCGCTGCGATCGTGGCCAACGTCACGCTCGGCGGCCTGCTGCTCGCGATGTGGATCCTCGAGGCGCGCTGGCCCGCCGTCTACTACCGGGTGATCCCCGAGGACGCGCCGATCGAATGGGCAACGTTCTGGGCCGAATTTCTCGCGGCTGCGGCGAACGCTCTTCTCGCGTGGCGGACCAGGCGTGGAGGCATTGCGGCATGGTGGTATTGCGCCGGCCTCGCGCTTTTCTGCTTTGGGGTCGCCGGCGAGGAAATCTCGTGGGGCCAGCGCCTGCTCGGGTTCCAGTCACCGAGTTACATGCTGGCCCACAATGTCCAGCTCGAGACCAACATCCACAACCTGTTCCGCCCCGAAGTGTGGAGCAGCGGAATCTATCTGCTGATTGCCGGGTTCGGGTTGCTCGCGCCGTTGCTCCTGCTGCTACCGGGACCGGCGCGGCTCGCGCGGCGGTTCTCGATCTACGTTCCGCCGGCGAGCTGGACTCCGGGCTACGCCGCAGTGCTCGCGGCCTACGTGTTTCGCCCTTACCACCTTTGCGAAGAAGTCGTCGAGCTGGCGATCGGTATCGGATTCGTGCTCGCGGCCGTGAACGAGCTGGGCGCCCGAAGCGAAGATTCCTCTTCATGGGGCGCCCCCGCTTCGCGGATGGCCGGCACTGCCGCGCTGATGCTGGCGCTCGGCATCGCGACGACATGGGCTACGCAGAACCCGCCCGTCGACGAAGCCCCGCGCATCGCGAGCGCGAAAGCCGAGCTCGAAGCGCTGCGCGAGGATCTGGTGGCGATGCGCCAGCAGCGCTCCGGACGATTCGTGACGAACTGCAATCTTCAGGCTCGCCTTCATTCCCTCGACCGTGAGCAGGTGCTTCTGCCCCTTCTCGCCGACGGTGCTTTCGCCAGGCTCGTCGCCACCGAGGATCCCAAGCGCGCGAAATACCTGCTCGACCCGTGGAACATGCCGTACTGGATCAGCGACCAGTGCGATTCGGCGGCGCGTTACATCATGCTGTTCTCGTTCGGGCCGAACCGGCGAAGGGAATCCACCGAGTGGGAGGCCGGGGGCGACGATCTTTCGACTTACGCGTTCCATCTCGGCACCCCGCGGCCGGGCGACTGGCACGCCCTGGCCCGCGAAGAGCGCGCAGGCCGCGCCGGTCACGTCGAAAAGCAGGAGCCGGCGGCCGACGGGGAGACGCCAGGCCATTGACCGGACGATGCCCGCCACAATAGAGTGCATGGGCAAGCGCGCCGGCCTGACCGCCTGCGGCGTGAGCAATCATCGACGGGGGTTCGCAGCCATGAAGAGCCTGTTCGGCCGATCGATCGCGATCGCCATCACGTGCATCGCGGCAGTTCCCGCCGCGGCCCAGTACCGCGACGACCACCTGACCTGCTACAAGGTCCATGATCCCGTCACGGTGAAGGGAACTGCCGACATCGATACTGCGGCATTCGGACTGGCTCCGGGATGCACGGTCTCCAAAGCGGCGCTGCTGTGCTCACCATCGGCGACGTCGAAAGTCGTCACCTCGCCAGTGGCTGCCTCGCTCGGCGGACCGCGTTCGGGCGGCGAGCAGATCTGCTACAAGGTCAAGTGCCCGGCACCGACGACGGACTCCCAGCTCCTCGTCGACGAATTCGGATCACGCACGCTCGACAAGCTGAAGACTTCGCTCGTCTGCGGGCCGGCCGCTGCTGGCGCCGGCGAACTGTTCACGTTCCAGCATTACGCGCGGGGGCTCGCGCAGATCGCGCAGACGAGCACCGCCGACGGGCCGACGCTGCACGTGCGCTCGCTCGACGGCTTCGCACCGGATACGCCCGATGCGGCCAAGTCGGCGCCCGGTGAAAACGGCGGCAGTGGAGTCGTCGTCGTCTTGAACAGCGTCGACGGATTCGGCGTTCGCGTCCGCGACGACCGCGATTCGCGTGCATCGCTCGGAAACACGGCGCGCCGTGCCGGCGCCGCGCTCGACGTGCGTGGACACAACGACGAGAGCGACAGCGAAACCGAGTCGATCTCCGTCGCCGTCGGAAGCAGCGGCGTTTCGACCACGGCGTATTTCCCACGACTGCAGCGCCTTGCGGGCGCCGCAGGCCGCACCGGCATCGTGACCTGCAGCGGAGCCGTCTCGGGCCAGGCAGGCGAATCCGTTCCCGGCGATCCGCGATGGTCGTGGACGAGCCCGGTATGGCCCGACAGCTACAAGACGGGCACCACTGCGATGGCCGACTCGGCGGAATTCCAATGGGAGAACGGCTGCGTCGACATCACGTCGCCCGACGGAACGGTGCTCAGCGGAGACCGCCTCGTGATCAGCCTCGCCAACAGCACCGCCACGCATCTCAAGCGCGTGACCA
Coding sequences within:
- a CDS encoding alpha/beta hydrolase; the protein is MPAFLVHGVPDTHRLWDKVRGHLARRNVIALSLPGFSTPLPAGFRPVKESYVDWLVAEIERIGEPVDLVGHDWGCLFALRVASVRPDLVRTLACGNGGLDREYVWHEIAKQWQTPEIGELLMSAVGHDESVEGMIAAGTPREDALVTAAYFDDTMKSCILALYRSAIRVSEEWQDGLAAITMPTLILWAKDDPFIDSRFGQRLAARTRGELVLLDGCGHHWPLQKPAEVAAALESFWAKHA
- a CDS encoding nucleotidyltransferase family protein, with amino-acid sequence MEDFVAESEWDGMRRVITLAGERGLPLAASGGFATSFYTAIWRNTKDLDLCVLAQDRDAIVAVTSDAGFHDLYDEKPYDRGWIYRATGRGVIVDIIWQLANRKGEVDAAWLTLGPVVSIHGDTLRLVPPEELIWSKIHVVQRERCDFPDIVNILYCCGSQLDWKALLERLRGEERLLASVMSLFSWLAPGRARSIPRWVWNELAIPPPSEAVERDDDRIRSIDSRPWFSPL
- a CDS encoding metallophosphoesterase, whose translation is MITIAAVGDTHVAEDSRGCLRPHWMKLAAHADVLLLAGDLTNLGNQAQADVLVGELRDLPLPVVAVLGNHDYHAEAPDTVRRALEAVGVIVLEGEAVTLEIGGTRIGIAGAKGFGGGFPGACGHRFGEPEMKAFMQLTEDAARLLECNLRELEADHRIALVHYAPVKDTLAGERLEIYPFLGAYQLGEAIDRGGADLVVHGHAHHGAEKGLTPGGVPVRNVAMPLIKRPYAIYTLSNGCDSRGNLAGEQEWTAP
- a CDS encoding BON domain-containing protein, encoding MNQEYQYLVARLEEALAVDARVNVLDIRITVANGRVHLCGQVTTRERRAAVQRITEEVLPGLAVRNDITVIELAEPGEPESLE